In the Hevea brasiliensis isolate MT/VB/25A 57/8 chromosome 8, ASM3005281v1, whole genome shotgun sequence genome, AAAGCCGCCTGCTTAATTAgtaagactttcaaattaattcatCAGAATatgtttctaaaaattaaaaaaaaaaaattccatacaAGTTGATTGCTATCAAATAACAATACacatgaagaagatgatgaccatgatgatgatgatggaatTTGTCATTAGATCTATGAGCATTAAAAGATCAAAACTTCTTTACCTCTCTATGCATTTGGGAATATGATCAAGTAGACCTAGACAAGTGTTTATTAAGGCTTGGAATTAGAGTGAGACCGAATCGGCCAATATTGAGATAACCCTGATTAATGGTTTATAAGTTTGGATTGGGCCTCTTTTTTTTGTAAGCAAAAGAACATGCTTGATGATGACAGAAGGTAACACATTCAAGGAAAAAGCGATCTCGCTTGAGATAGTATTCAGGTACGAAGGTGCTGAGTTCATATCAAAAGCCCATGCTACAGCGACCTTAGAATCTGATCAATTAATATAGAAAAAATCTGCCGGCCTCTAGTGGGAATGGCAAGCGATAATTGTAAAGCTTTATGGATGGCAAAGAATTCAGCAGCATTTGAGTCGAACGAACCTAAAGTGCATGAAAACACACAGCGAAAGTTGCCTGCTGAGTCACGAAGGACGCCACCAATTGCACTGGGACCCAGTTTACCCAGGGACAATCTATCTACATTCCACTTGAGGATTTGAGGGAGAGGAGATTCCCACGAGTTGAGGTCTTTGTGTCCATGACTTGATTGATGCAGAGGAGATAAGCAAATCATTACCCGAAAAAGGGAAATCAGAGTCTATTGCTTTCAATTGGATTGGGCCGATTGGCGAAAATAGAACGGTTGGTTTTGATTCTCTCTCCCAGCTCTGAATCGAAAATGGCAAGTAGAAGGGATTGCTCTCTATATAAAGGCGAACCACGACGACTAGTGAGAGTAGTGGGGAGAGGAACACCAAAGACAAAGACCGAAGAACTCATCAAATTAATAGGTGTTGAACAATTATAAGACTGCTATGAATCCTAAATTTAAGAGGATTCCAAATATTTCTTCAAACTACTATGAATCCTAAATTTAAGAGGattccaagaaatactttaaaaaTAGTacttatttatttgtttaaattATTGAATGTATTGCAATATTGGGTCTCAATTTGTTCCAATATGAAGAGCAACCATTGGAAAATTAATTTTTACATGTGAATAGATTACCATTGGATAGATGACTAATTAATTTTTCTCCCAAAAAGATCACTATGTTTTAGAGTTTTTAATGAAAGGCCTATTGCACAAAATACagctaatttaattaaaaatattctattccattaaaaatttttctattgaTTTTGATAATATATACTTTATCTAATATTGCACCGGTTGCTCAGTTAAAATCACTATGGCCATCTATTTTAAatggtaaaaatttaatattagatGTACATGCCATGtacttaatttatatattcaaaatgCACTTAAAAAATTGCATTCGTTTATTCAACTTATTGAAAatgtttagaattttttttattttttacagaaaaaaaaaataaatagaaagagaTAGTACGTGGAAAAGCCACACCCGCAATGCGGATCTGCATCAACAATAACAGGCCTCAAGGAGGACTATtcaaactgctcaaaccaaaaggAAGAGAATGAGTCATTCGAGTATGCTAATCAACATAACAATCAGATCATCAACAAAGAATGAATAAGCTGGGGGCCAATCCTATTGATGAGGATCTTTTTCCAACCAACCAAGCTGACAGATAACCTAATATGCTGAGCAATATGCTCAATACACAAGACAAATATATAGGTCACACCTATTAATAAATTCACTGCAACTTTAGTTTCAGTGTTGGGGTGAAAATCTTAGTCTCTATTAAATGGATGTGTTTATTTATTGAGAGCTCTAGTTGTACGTAAACAATGTTTCTTCGACCAACTCCATTGTAGGATTTCAAGATTTTATGTGCATGCATGTGAAAAGCTACTTAAGCGCATGAGTcagaacaaaagaaaaataaataaataaataaataaattggagAACAAATCGATTAGAGAAATGGATCCATAATATTAAAGAGGAGCAATTTTATTCCTGCAACAAGACAATGCTCAGTGCTCATCCAGGATTACACTGTTGTTATTGGAAGTACATGGATATATAGTTTTATTAGAGAAAATAGCCCATGCTCCTGTTAGCTTAACTGGGGATGGAGTATCCCTTAGTAAGGGAGTTGTCCAGGGATGTTGCCTGGGGGACTGTACTGGCAACCAACAATCCACAAATTCACATTATTAATGCACTGAGCCCTGAAACATCCTATACTAATAGAGTTTTTCCAAATCACTTGAGTGTAGTGAGTGCATACTCCTCCATTACAAGAATTGGTGGCGTAGTTATAATAAACCTGCTCACTAACCCAGGCGTTCACTGCATCAAGGCCTGTCAGAACATTTTGAGCTACTTTCACATTCAAGCCACTCACTGAAAGATCAACGTTGATATCGCATTGACCAAGCACCGTGTTGATGTAGGCTGTGACTTGTGTGGTTAATGTGGTGTTCCATACCAGAGCTGGTATGTTTGCACCAGTGATTGCTGAACGAGCTGTGTTGTGGGCATTAAGGTAGTCTTGAATTGAGTTTTGAGCATGGGAAGGAAGCACCAGGGCCAAGCCTACGACACAAGCAAGAAAAACTGAAATCTTGCACAAACCCATATTAAGTAGTAGGTTGGCTTCTGAATTCTAAGAAACGAATGAGAGGAGTGAGGATTTCTCATGTTGCAATGGGTATTTATAGGTGAAAAAATGCATTAAACAACTATCCACAAAATTGGACTATTATTTTGCTTGTTATTTAAGAAAAGTAACCTACGGCAAGCGAAACGTACGCCTTGGATTCTGAAACTAGGAAAGTTTCGGTCTCCCACCAGCCAATGCACCTGCTGGCCTTTTCTACAAAATGAATCACATGAgacttattatatatatatatatatatatatatatatatatatatatatatatatatatatatatatatatatatatatatatattgcttatATAATTGTAATAAATACAACGATTAAAAGAATGAAAAGACTTATATAATTGCTTATATATTGAAAATGCACTTAAAAAGTTGCATTCTTTTACTCA is a window encoding:
- the LOC110672856 gene encoding pathogenesis-related protein 1-like, which encodes MGLCKISVFLACVVGLALVLPSHAQNSIQDYLNAHNTARSAITGANIPALVWNTTLTTQVTAYINTVLGQCDINVDLSVSGLNVKVAQNVLTGLDAVNAWVSEQVYYNYATNSCNGGVCTHYTQVIWKNSISIGCFRAQCINNVNLWIVGCQYSPPGNIPGQLPY